Proteins encoded by one window of Enterococcus faecalis:
- a CDS encoding TIGR03943 family putative permease subunit, with amino-acid sequence MIRFIILIGYMGLMMYLQISGELNQYINIHYNYLAVLSMVLAFIMAIVQLILWNQADPSMQKKHEDMHQHGGHEHHGHQHNLEKPSQRGLAYLLLSLPLIVGLLFPTVSLDTTIVEAKGFNFPVSKESVGDPDMQTQYLKPDTSMYFNKTDYDKQMAKAMKQYDGQSVISITDENYLEIMELIYNYPSQFAGKRISYKGFVYNSKREESVDQFVFRFGIIHCVADSGVFGLLVHFPEHTQFQNNDWVTITGTVELSYYPPFKRQIPTVQVEKVKADQAPKNQYVYRSF; translated from the coding sequence ATGATACGATTTATTATTTTAATTGGATATATGGGGTTGATGATGTATCTTCAAATTTCAGGTGAACTGAACCAATATATCAATATTCATTATAATTACTTAGCTGTTTTATCAATGGTTTTAGCTTTTATTATGGCGATTGTCCAATTGATTTTGTGGAACCAAGCAGATCCATCAATGCAAAAAAAACATGAAGACATGCACCAACATGGGGGACATGAACATCATGGCCATCAGCATAATTTGGAAAAACCCAGCCAAAGAGGGCTTGCCTATTTACTACTTTCTTTACCATTGATTGTTGGCTTATTATTTCCGACAGTTAGTTTAGACACAACAATTGTTGAAGCAAAAGGATTTAACTTTCCAGTAAGTAAAGAATCAGTAGGGGATCCTGATATGCAAACGCAATATTTGAAACCTGATACAAGTATGTATTTCAATAAGACGGATTATGACAAGCAGATGGCAAAAGCCATGAAACAATATGATGGCCAATCTGTGATTTCAATTACGGATGAAAACTATTTGGAAATTATGGAACTAATCTATAATTATCCAAGTCAATTTGCAGGGAAAAGGATTTCTTATAAAGGCTTTGTCTATAATTCAAAACGAGAAGAAAGTGTTGACCAGTTTGTCTTCCGTTTTGGGATTATTCATTGTGTCGCTGATTCTGGCGTTTTTGGCTTGTTGGTTCATTTTCCTGAACATACGCAATTTCAAAACAATGATTGGGTAACGATTACCGGAACGGTTGAGTTATCCTATTATCCACCGTTTAAACGGCAAATACCAACTGTGCAAGTGGAGAAAGTCAAAGCAGATCAAGCACCAAAAAATCAATATGTCTATCGTTCCTTTTAA
- a CDS encoding threonine/serine exporter family protein gives MTYLLGIVLVQFIFSFLASAAFAIIINVPRRSLVACGLTGSVSWMLYWVIVEVFSGNAALGSLIGAVGVAAVSYLFSKILKMPVTIFNIPGIVPLVPGGLAYQAVRNIVIGNYEKGAYFTVQAVMIAGAIALGLVASEVFNQNIRSFREKRESLGFIRRKRNKIKK, from the coding sequence GTGACTTACTTGCTAGGAATCGTTTTGGTACAATTTATCTTTAGTTTTTTAGCTTCTGCGGCGTTTGCGATTATTATTAATGTTCCTCGACGATCACTGGTGGCTTGTGGTCTAACTGGTAGTGTAAGCTGGATGCTTTATTGGGTAATCGTTGAAGTTTTTAGTGGGAATGCGGCATTAGGTTCCCTCATCGGTGCTGTCGGTGTTGCGGCAGTAAGCTATCTATTCTCAAAAATATTAAAAATGCCTGTCACGATTTTTAATATTCCTGGTATTGTTCCATTGGTACCTGGTGGCTTAGCCTATCAAGCTGTTCGGAATATCGTAATTGGCAATTATGAAAAAGGCGCCTATTTTACCGTGCAAGCTGTAATGATTGCTGGGGCAATTGCGTTAGGCTTAGTCGCTTCTGAGGTTTTCAATCAGAATATCCGCAGCTTTCGGGAAAAAAGAGAATCTTTGGGTTTTATTCGTCGTAAGCGCAACAAAATTAAAAAATAG
- a CDS encoding threonine/serine exporter family protein → MTPAHLDLLLETCLLAGKIMIESDAEMYRVEDTMSRIALASGNYRMVSYVTQTGLFVGIDGTSTIRMVQVMKRGIDLEKISRVNQLSRAYVAGDFSLEELLNKLKVIDSEHRHFPISARIVSAAVVSATIMILFGGVWSDLFLTSLIGGCGYSLYYFSLKFLKIKFLSEFLASLFIGAAAILSVKLGLGQSQDLIIIGCVMPLVPGVQITNALRDLLAGHYLSGVSRGTEALMTSGMIGFGIAFVFQLFY, encoded by the coding sequence ATGACTCCTGCTCATTTGGATTTACTTTTAGAAACCTGTTTGTTAGCTGGTAAAATTATGATAGAAAGCGATGCAGAAATGTACCGTGTTGAAGATACAATGAGCCGAATTGCGCTTGCTTCTGGCAACTATCGAATGGTTAGCTATGTGACACAAACCGGGTTATTTGTTGGCATAGATGGAACCTCCACGATTCGTATGGTTCAAGTAATGAAACGTGGCATTGATTTAGAAAAAATCTCTCGTGTGAATCAGCTGTCTCGTGCTTATGTGGCTGGTGATTTTTCTTTAGAGGAATTACTGAATAAACTAAAAGTGATTGATAGTGAACACCGACATTTTCCAATTAGCGCACGCATTGTTAGTGCGGCCGTTGTCAGCGCTACAATTATGATTCTTTTTGGTGGTGTATGGTCCGATTTATTCTTGACTTCTCTGATTGGTGGTTGCGGCTATAGTCTTTATTATTTTAGTTTAAAGTTTCTCAAGATTAAATTTTTATCTGAATTTTTAGCTTCGTTGTTCATTGGTGCAGCCGCTATTCTTTCAGTCAAATTGGGACTCGGACAATCACAAGATTTAATCATCATTGGTTGTGTCATGCCTTTAGTGCCTGGTGTGCAAATTACCAATGCTCTTCGCGATTTGCTAGCTGGACACTACTTATCGGGTGTTTCTCGTGGGACTGAAGCATTAATGACTTCAGGAATGATTGGTTTTGGCATTGCTTTTGTCTTTCAACTTTTCTATTAA
- the ireB gene encoding regulatory phosphoprotein IreB, producing the protein MGFTDETVRFDFDDNRKKAISETLETVYRALEEKGYNPINQIVGYLLSGDPAYIPRYQDARNLIRRHERDEIMEELTKYYLANHGIDIK; encoded by the coding sequence ATGGGTTTTACAGACGAAACAGTACGCTTTGATTTTGATGATAATCGAAAAAAAGCAATCAGTGAAACGTTAGAAACCGTATATCGGGCATTAGAAGAAAAGGGATACAATCCTATTAACCAAATAGTAGGGTATTTACTTTCTGGGGACCCGGCTTACATTCCTCGTTATCAAGATGCTCGAAACTTAATTCGTCGTCATGAACGTGATGAAATCATGGAAGAATTAACCAAATATTACTTAGCGAACCACGGAATCGATATCAAATGA
- the ruvX gene encoding Holliday junction resolvase RuvX: MRIMGLDVGSRTVGVAVSDLLGWTAQGIEIIRINEEEENFGFERLGELVKEYEVTKFVVGLPKNMNNSIGPRAEASMAYGDKIQELFQLPVDYQDERLTTVQAERFLVEQADASRAKRKKVIDKLAAVMILQNYLDAHSR; the protein is encoded by the coding sequence ATGAGGATCATGGGGCTAGATGTAGGTTCACGGACAGTCGGTGTGGCTGTTAGTGATTTATTAGGTTGGACAGCACAAGGCATCGAAATTATTCGCATCAATGAAGAGGAAGAGAACTTCGGTTTTGAGCGATTAGGTGAATTGGTGAAAGAATACGAAGTCACGAAATTTGTCGTAGGTTTACCGAAAAACATGAATAATTCCATCGGTCCTAGAGCTGAAGCATCCATGGCATATGGTGATAAGATTCAAGAATTATTTCAATTACCTGTTGACTATCAAGATGAACGATTAACAACTGTCCAAGCAGAGCGTTTCTTGGTGGAGCAAGCAGATGCTTCAAGAGCCAAAAGAAAGAAAGTCATTGATAAACTAGCGGCAGTAATGATTCTACAAAATTATTTAGATGCACATAGCCGATAA
- a CDS encoding DUF1292 domain-containing protein: protein MTEHNHDHDHEGHEHITLVDEQGNETLYEILLTVDGQEEFGKNYVLLYPAGIPEDEDVELQAYSYVENAEGTEGDLQQIETDAEWDMIEEVFNTFMAEEEE, encoded by the coding sequence ATGACAGAACACAACCACGATCATGATCACGAAGGACATGAACACATTACTTTAGTAGACGAACAAGGAAATGAAACATTATACGAGATCTTACTAACTGTTGACGGTCAAGAAGAATTCGGTAAAAATTATGTTTTATTATATCCAGCAGGAATTCCTGAGGATGAAGATGTTGAATTGCAAGCTTACTCATATGTGGAAAACGCAGAAGGTACAGAAGGCGATTTACAGCAAATCGAAACAGACGCTGAATGGGATATGATTGAAGAAGTTTTCAATACATTCATGGCTGAAGAAGAAGAGTAA
- a CDS encoding helix-turn-helix domain-containing protein, which translates to MRVAGEKIKTARKKKKLSQAELAKGICTQATISNIENKNVCDSLDIFSSVCLRLDLQVEECIEGSSEKKLESLLNKVEELCFYFKHDEAYDLLKDYPDDIESSNRILETKFFYYKGITSLLGKKNNSEALFYLHRGSEISRDINIYNILSMNAIGILYELEDDIEKAKVYYDKSLQLLSEFKLDYPLEQCRIYYNTAKFYSLIKDYAKSIELSDKGIEINRTHSSIYSLDCLLYEKAFNKQMLGLDAVEDYRIAYYFTRFFENKKLLTYIEKDMQEFNISFK; encoded by the coding sequence GTGAGAGTAGCGGGAGAAAAAATCAAAACAGCGCGTAAAAAGAAAAAATTATCGCAAGCTGAATTGGCAAAAGGAATTTGTACACAAGCAACAATTAGTAACATTGAAAACAAAAATGTGTGTGACAGTTTAGACATTTTCTCATCTGTATGTCTACGTTTAGACTTACAAGTAGAAGAATGTATCGAAGGTTCTAGTGAGAAAAAACTCGAAAGCTTATTAAATAAAGTAGAAGAATTATGCTTTTACTTTAAGCACGATGAAGCCTATGATTTGTTGAAAGACTATCCAGATGATATCGAAAGTTCAAACAGAATTTTAGAAACAAAATTTTTCTATTATAAAGGAATTACGAGTTTATTAGGTAAGAAAAATAATAGCGAAGCATTGTTCTATTTACATCGTGGTTCTGAAATTAGTCGTGATATTAATATTTATAATATTTTGAGTATGAATGCGATCGGTATTTTATATGAATTAGAAGATGATATTGAAAAAGCAAAAGTTTATTACGATAAATCTTTACAATTGCTAAGCGAATTCAAATTAGATTATCCATTAGAGCAATGCCGTATTTATTATAATACCGCAAAATTCTATTCATTAATTAAAGACTATGCAAAGAGTATTGAATTAAGTGATAAAGGAATCGAAATTAATCGGACGCACAGTTCTATTTACTCTTTAGATTGCTTATTATACGAAAAAGCGTTTAATAAACAAATGCTAGGACTAGATGCTGTTGAAGATTATCGTATTGCGTACTACTTTACACGTTTCTTTGAAAATAAAAAATTACTTACTTATATTGAAAAAGATATGCAAGAGTTTAATATCAGTTTTAAATAA
- a CDS encoding NADP-dependent malic enzyme, translating into MSTKDVKELAIEQAKKFGGKLEVCPKVPIETKADLGIAYTPGVAAVSSAIYEKKERAYELTTKKNTVAVISDGSAVLGLGNIGPEAAMPVMEGKAALFKRFAGVDSIPLVLDTQDTEEIIQTVKFLAPTFGGINLEDISAPRCFEIEQRLIDELDIPVFHDDQHGTAIVVLAALYNSLKLINKKIEDIHVVINGGGSAGLSITRKFLAAGVKHIIIVDRTGILSETDTALPPHHAEIAKLTNREHRTGDLATALEGADVFVGVSAPGVLKPEWIQQMNEQPVIFAMANPVPEIFPDEALAAGAYIVGTGRSDFPNQINNVLAFPGIFRGALDARAKKITIEMQIAAAKGIAKLIPDNELTPTNIIPDPFQEGVAKVVAESVRNAVKETN; encoded by the coding sequence ATGTCAACAAAAGATGTAAAAGAATTAGCGATTGAGCAAGCAAAAAAATTTGGGGGAAAATTAGAAGTCTGTCCTAAAGTTCCGATTGAAACAAAAGCAGATTTAGGAATTGCCTACACACCAGGTGTTGCGGCTGTTTCTTCTGCCATATATGAAAAAAAAGAACGCGCTTACGAATTAACGACAAAGAAAAACACCGTCGCCGTTATCAGTGATGGTTCAGCAGTTTTAGGTTTAGGTAACATTGGTCCTGAAGCAGCGATGCCTGTCATGGAAGGAAAAGCTGCATTGTTTAAACGCTTTGCTGGTGTGGATTCGATTCCCCTTGTTTTAGATACACAAGATACCGAAGAAATTATTCAAACGGTGAAATTTTTGGCTCCAACCTTTGGGGGAATTAACTTGGAAGATATCAGCGCTCCTCGTTGTTTTGAAATTGAACAGCGTTTAATCGATGAACTAGATATTCCCGTTTTCCATGATGATCAACACGGGACAGCGATTGTTGTTCTAGCGGCTTTGTACAACAGCTTAAAATTAATCAACAAGAAAATAGAGGACATTCATGTGGTAATCAACGGTGGTGGCTCCGCTGGTCTTTCGATCACAAGAAAATTTTTAGCTGCTGGCGTAAAACATATTATCATTGTTGACCGTACAGGGATTCTGAGCGAAACAGATACAGCTCTGCCACCACACCACGCAGAAATTGCGAAGCTAACCAATCGGGAACACCGTACCGGTGATTTAGCTACTGCTCTTGAAGGAGCTGATGTCTTTGTTGGTGTTTCGGCACCAGGTGTTTTAAAACCTGAGTGGATTCAACAGATGAATGAGCAGCCAGTTATTTTTGCAATGGCTAACCCAGTTCCTGAAATTTTTCCTGATGAAGCTTTAGCGGCAGGCGCTTATATTGTCGGAACTGGTCGTAGTGACTTTCCGAATCAAATTAATAATGTGTTGGCCTTCCCTGGTATCTTCCGCGGTGCCTTAGATGCTCGAGCGAAAAAGATTACGATTGAAATGCAAATTGCCGCTGCCAAAGGTATTGCAAAATTGATTCCCGATAATGAACTCACGCCGACCAATATTATTCCCGATCCATTCCAAGAAGGAGTCGCAAAAGTCGTCGCCGAAAGCGTCCGTAACGCTGTCAAAGAAACAAATTAA
- a CDS encoding 2-hydroxycarboxylate transporter family protein — protein MEKKLPATAANETDWRNKLTKTRIGSVTLPVYLVTASIILVTALLEQLPVNMLGGFAVILTMGWLLGTIGGNIPILKHFGGPAILSLLVPSIMVFFNLLNQNVLDSTDILMKQANFLYFYIACLVCGSILGMNRKILVQGLMRMIVPMALGMILAMGVGTLVGTLLGLGWKHSLFYIVTPVLAGGIGEGILPLSLGYSAITGLPSEQLVGQLIPATIIGNFFAIMCSGLLSRLGEKRPELSGQGQLIKITNSDDLSDALEEDKAPIDVKLMGAGVLIACTLFITGGLLQHLTGFPGPVLMIVVAAFLKYLNVVPKETQRGSKQLYKFISGNFTFPLMVGLGMLYIPLKDVVGMLSWQYFVVVISVVFTVIATGFFVSRFMNMNPVEAAIVSACQSGMGGTGDVAILSTANRMNLMPFAQVATRLGGAITVITMTAIFRMLF, from the coding sequence ATGGAAAAGAAATTGCCCGCAACAGCTGCTAATGAAACAGATTGGCGCAACAAATTAACCAAAACGAGGATTGGTTCGGTTACGTTACCTGTTTATCTTGTAACAGCTAGCATTATTCTTGTTACGGCTCTATTAGAACAACTACCAGTCAATATGTTAGGTGGTTTTGCCGTAATTTTAACAATGGGTTGGTTACTTGGAACAATTGGTGGAAATATTCCTATTTTGAAACATTTTGGCGGTCCCGCAATTTTATCTTTATTAGTACCATCAATTATGGTCTTTTTCAATTTACTCAACCAAAATGTCTTAGACTCAACAGATATTTTAATGAAACAAGCAAACTTTCTCTATTTCTATATTGCTTGTTTAGTTTGTGGAAGTATCCTTGGAATGAATCGCAAAATTTTAGTCCAAGGTTTAATGCGCATGATTGTCCCGATGGCATTAGGAATGATTTTAGCAATGGGCGTTGGGACCCTTGTTGGAACACTGTTAGGTCTCGGTTGGAAACATAGCCTTTTCTATATCGTCACTCCTGTTTTAGCTGGTGGAATCGGTGAAGGTATTCTTCCTTTATCCCTTGGTTATAGTGCCATTACTGGGTTGCCAAGTGAACAATTAGTGGGGCAATTAATTCCCGCAACCATTATTGGTAATTTTTTTGCTATCATGTGTTCAGGTTTACTTAGTCGTTTAGGAGAAAAACGCCCTGAACTTTCTGGACAAGGTCAGTTGATTAAAATTACCAATTCAGATGATTTAAGTGATGCTTTAGAAGAAGACAAAGCACCAATTGATGTAAAATTAATGGGCGCTGGTGTTTTAATTGCATGTACCTTATTTATTACAGGCGGTTTATTGCAACACTTAACAGGCTTTCCTGGTCCTGTTTTGATGATTGTTGTCGCAGCCTTTTTAAAATACTTAAACGTAGTACCGAAAGAAACCCAACGCGGATCAAAACAGCTTTATAAATTTATCTCTGGCAATTTTACGTTCCCGTTAATGGTCGGCTTAGGTATGTTATATATTCCTTTAAAAGATGTCGTAGGAATGCTTAGCTGGCAATATTTTGTTGTGGTAATTAGTGTCGTTTTCACTGTTATTGCTACAGGATTTTTCGTTTCACGCTTCATGAATATGAATCCCGTCGAGGCTGCCATTGTCTCCGCTTGTCAGAGTGGTATGGGTGGGACTGGCGATGTGGCTATTTTAAGTACAGCCAATCGAATGAACTTAATGCCGTTTGCACAAGTTGCGACACGTTTAGGCGGTGCCATTACAGTAATAACAATGACTGCTATTTTTAGAATGCTTTTTTAA
- a CDS encoding sensor histidine kinase has translation MKRGGKLWCFLSVIFIATLIIMITFFYGVTTVQTIKEVRKNQEQALLAVGEQLAIEPNVIEALKNDHYSDELEAYTVRLGEIHQLDFIVIMNMQGIRLTHPDRQKIGKHFEGGDEVRALKGEEHLSVSQGSLGESLRGFVPVYDQGKQIGVVAMGIKMTSLSQLIERTKNDYTVSVLLSVGFGFILAIVVSYYLKKQLHDLEPREIARLLEERNAMLEETKDAILVIDTDQNILLANIEATKMYHNITNSEENLLGKKLSALVLSPEKLIVHSKTEQFYRQNGQDYFVSIAPINVRKKTIGHVIFLKNATETFIVAEQLVSTTTYASALQSQSHEFMNKMHVIYGLVDLEDYEALKHYLADLLKPEKEFAQRLAILVRNPILAGFLSGERIKFAEIKTQLAIEIYPEIPPNKRDEDTQNLIAIYRYIHRFLMEQTLPEEIIETIDYQPGSLTTTYSFAYPKEQLERFEQEFFTSYLARLLENAEATLTWENQQNNWLVLRINVHYEGAEENEPIDY, from the coding sequence ATGAAGCGTGGCGGGAAATTATGGTGCTTCTTATCAGTGATTTTTATTGCAACATTAATTATTATGATTACTTTCTTTTACGGAGTAACGACGGTTCAAACAATTAAAGAAGTTCGTAAAAACCAAGAGCAAGCACTTTTAGCCGTCGGGGAACAGTTGGCTATTGAACCGAATGTTATTGAAGCCTTAAAGAATGATCACTATTCAGATGAATTGGAAGCGTATACGGTTCGTTTAGGTGAAATCCATCAGTTGGATTTTATCGTGATTATGAATATGCAGGGGATTCGTTTAACACATCCTGATCGCCAAAAAATAGGTAAGCATTTTGAAGGTGGCGATGAAGTGCGAGCATTAAAAGGGGAGGAACATTTGTCTGTTAGTCAAGGGAGTTTAGGAGAATCATTACGAGGTTTTGTCCCAGTCTATGATCAAGGAAAACAAATTGGGGTTGTGGCAATGGGCATTAAAATGACCTCGCTTTCACAATTGATTGAACGAACAAAAAATGATTACACAGTGAGTGTCCTTTTAAGTGTTGGTTTTGGCTTTATATTAGCCATCGTAGTTTCTTATTATTTAAAAAAACAACTTCACGATTTAGAGCCAAGAGAAATTGCTCGTCTATTAGAAGAGCGAAACGCCATGCTTGAGGAAACGAAAGACGCAATCCTTGTGATTGATACCGATCAAAATATTTTATTAGCAAATATTGAAGCAACTAAAATGTATCATAATATAACAAATAGTGAAGAAAATTTACTAGGAAAGAAACTTTCAGCATTGGTTTTATCTCCTGAAAAATTAATCGTACATTCAAAAACAGAGCAATTCTATCGCCAAAATGGCCAGGATTATTTCGTCTCAATCGCCCCGATTAATGTCCGTAAAAAAACAATTGGGCATGTTATCTTTCTGAAAAATGCGACGGAAACGTTTATTGTCGCAGAACAGCTTGTCAGCACAACAACATATGCTTCGGCATTACAAAGTCAATCACACGAATTTATGAATAAGATGCATGTCATTTATGGCTTAGTCGATTTAGAAGATTATGAGGCGCTAAAACATTATCTAGCCGATTTATTGAAACCAGAAAAGGAATTTGCACAGCGCTTAGCTATTTTGGTCAGAAATCCTATTCTAGCAGGTTTTTTAAGTGGGGAAAGAATCAAGTTTGCAGAAATTAAAACACAATTAGCTATTGAAATTTATCCAGAAATTCCACCAAATAAACGAGATGAAGATACGCAAAATTTGATTGCTATCTACCGTTATATTCATCGTTTCCTGATGGAGCAAACGTTGCCAGAAGAGATCATTGAAACCATTGATTATCAGCCAGGAAGTTTGACGACGACTTATTCGTTTGCTTATCCAAAAGAACAACTGGAACGCTTTGAGCAAGAGTTTTTCACTTCTTATTTGGCAAGATTATTAGAGAATGCGGAAGCGACATTGACTTGGGAAAACCAACAAAACAATTGGCTTGTCCTTCGCATAAATGTTCATTACGAAGGAGCAGAGGAAAATGAACCTATTGATTATTGA
- a CDS encoding NADH peroxidase — protein sequence MKVIVLGSSHGGYEAVEELLNLHPDAEIQWYEKGDFISFLSCGMQLYLEGKVKDVNSVRYMTGEKMESRGVNVFSNTEITAIQPKEHQVTVKDLVSGEERVENYDKLIISPGAVPFELDIPGKDLDNIYLMRGRQWAIKLKQKTVDPEVNNVVVIGSGYIGIEAAEAFAKAGKKVTVIDILDRPLGVYLDKEFTDVLTEEMEANNITIATGETVERYEGDGRVQKVVTDKNAYDADLVVVAVGVRPNTAWLKGTLELHPNGLIKTDEYMRTSEPDVFAVGDATLIKYNPADTEVNIALATNARKQGRFAVKNLEEPVKPFPGVQGSSGLAVFDYKFASTGINEVMAQKLGKETKAVTVVEDYLMDFNPDKQKAWFKLVYDPETTQILGAQLMSKADLTANINAISLAIQAKMTIEDLAYADFFFQPAFDKPWNIINTAALEAVKQER from the coding sequence ATGAAAGTTATTGTTTTAGGATCATCACATGGAGGTTATGAAGCGGTAGAGGAATTACTAAATCTTCATCCTGATGCAGAAATTCAATGGTATGAGAAAGGTGATTTTATCTCATTCTTGTCTTGTGGCATGCAGTTGTACCTAGAAGGAAAAGTGAAAGATGTTAATTCTGTTCGCTATATGACTGGCGAAAAAATGGAGAGTCGTGGTGTGAATGTCTTTTCTAATACTGAAATTACAGCGATTCAACCAAAAGAACATCAAGTGACAGTGAAAGATTTAGTGTCAGGTGAAGAACGTGTTGAAAATTATGATAAATTAATCATCAGTCCCGGAGCTGTCCCATTTGAATTAGATATTCCAGGTAAAGATTTGGATAATATTTACTTGATGCGTGGTCGTCAATGGGCCATTAAATTAAAACAAAAAACAGTAGATCCAGAAGTCAATAATGTGGTTGTGATTGGTAGTGGTTATATTGGGATTGAAGCTGCCGAAGCATTTGCAAAAGCCGGCAAAAAGGTTACTGTTATTGATATTTTAGATCGTCCATTAGGGGTGTATCTAGATAAAGAATTTACAGATGTTTTAACAGAAGAGATGGAAGCTAATAATATTACCATTGCAACTGGTGAAACAGTTGAACGTTACGAAGGCGACGGTCGTGTGCAAAAAGTCGTTACAGATAAAAATGCGTACGATGCTGATTTGGTCGTTGTAGCGGTGGGTGTCCGTCCAAACACTGCTTGGTTAAAAGGTACCTTGGAATTACATCCGAATGGCCTAATCAAGACGGATGAATACATGCGGACAAGTGAGCCAGATGTATTTGCAGTAGGGGATGCTACGTTAATTAAATACAATCCTGCAGACACAGAAGTAAATATTGCCTTAGCAACGAATGCTCGTAAACAAGGTCGCTTTGCTGTGAAAAACCTAGAGGAACCAGTTAAACCTTTCCCTGGTGTTCAAGGATCTTCTGGCTTGGCCGTCTTTGATTATAAATTTGCTTCAACAGGGATTAACGAAGTCATGGCTCAAAAATTAGGAAAAGAAACAAAAGCGGTGACAGTAGTAGAAGACTACTTGATGGACTTCAATCCAGACAAACAAAAAGCTTGGTTTAAATTAGTGTATGATCCTGAAACAACACAAATTTTAGGCGCTCAATTAATGTCGAAAGCAGATTTAACTGCAAACATTAATGCTATTTCATTAGCGATTCAAGCCAAAATGACAATTGAAGACTTAGCCTATGCGGACTTCTTCTTCCAACCAGCGTTTGACAAACCTTGGAATATTATTAATACAGCGGCTTTAGAAGCGGTGAAACAAGAACGTTAA
- a CDS encoding LCP family protein, with translation MSKGKKIFAIIFGIILVLFLAVVGMGAKLYWDVSKSMDKTYETVERSKKSQVNLNNKEPFSVLLLGIDTGDDGRVEQGRSDTTIVATVNPRDKQTTLVSLARDTYVDIPGQGKQDKLNHAYAFGGASLAMDTVENYLNIPINHYVSINMAGLKELVNAVGGIEVNNNLTFSQDGYDFTIGKISLDGEQALSYSRMRYEDPNGDYGRQERQRKVIEGIVQKVLSLNSVSNYQEILTAVSDNMKTDLSFDDMKKIALDYRSAFGKVKQDQLQGTGFMQDGVSYQRVDEQELTRVQQELKNQLNTK, from the coding sequence ATGTCAAAAGGGAAGAAAATTTTTGCCATTATCTTTGGAATTATCTTGGTTCTATTTCTTGCAGTTGTTGGAATGGGAGCAAAACTTTATTGGGATGTTTCTAAATCAATGGATAAAACCTATGAAACAGTAGAACGATCTAAAAAAAGTCAGGTCAATTTAAACAATAAGGAGCCTTTTTCTGTTTTATTATTAGGGATCGATACAGGCGATGATGGGCGTGTCGAGCAAGGTCGTTCGGATACAACAATTGTTGCAACAGTTAATCCTCGTGACAAGCAAACAACCTTAGTCAGTCTTGCTCGCGATACCTATGTAGATATTCCAGGTCAAGGAAAACAAGATAAATTGAATCACGCCTATGCTTTTGGTGGGGCATCTTTAGCAATGGACACAGTTGAAAACTATTTAAACATACCTATTAATCATTATGTTTCAATTAATATGGCTGGTTTAAAAGAATTAGTCAACGCGGTTGGCGGAATCGAAGTGAACAATAATCTGACTTTTTCTCAAGACGGATATGATTTTACGATTGGTAAAATTTCATTGGATGGTGAACAAGCACTCTCCTATTCAAGAATGCGTTACGAAGACCCTAATGGTGACTACGGCCGCCAAGAACGTCAAAGAAAAGTGATTGAAGGCATCGTCCAAAAAGTCTTAAGTCTTAACAGCGTAAGCAACTATCAAGAAATTTTAACAGCTGTTTCTGATAATATGAAGACAGATTTAAGTTTTGATGACATGAAAAAAATTGCCTTAGATTATCGCAGTGCCTTTGGTAAAGTGAAACAAGACCAACTTCAAGGTACTGGTTTTATGCAAGATGGTGTTTCCTATCAACGTGTGGATGAACAAGAATTAACTCGTGTCCAACAAGAGTTGAAAAATCAATTGAATACAAAATAA